Proteins from a single region of Peptococcaceae bacterium 1198_IL3148:
- the fdhD gene encoding formate dehydrogenase accessory sulfurtransferase FdhD, with protein MSQPKNFIPVTVTRVIKNEVYQEQDNIVQEVPVTLFLNDKEFVTLVCSPQYLKELAVGFLCSEGILQLASDLYDITIDEEEGIIKVKAAAGEAEDKFMKRYITSCCGRGRSIFYFVNDAKSMSMIKSQISVTPEQIWHLTSQLEDKSTLFKGTGGVHNAALCTAADVLVFFEDIGRHNAVDKIFGHCFLNNIDMTDKILVFSGRISSEILIKVAKMEVPILVSRSAPTALAIEMAEKLGLTVVGFARGNRMNIYCHPERISL; from the coding sequence ATGAGCCAACCGAAAAATTTTATACCCGTCACCGTCACCAGAGTAATAAAGAACGAGGTTTACCAAGAGCAGGATAACATCGTACAGGAAGTACCAGTTACGCTATTTTTAAATGACAAAGAGTTTGTTACTTTAGTATGTTCTCCTCAATACCTGAAGGAATTAGCCGTTGGCTTTCTGTGTTCAGAGGGCATTTTGCAACTGGCTTCAGACCTCTATGACATCACCATTGATGAAGAAGAGGGTATTATCAAAGTAAAGGCCGCCGCAGGTGAAGCAGAAGATAAATTTATGAAGCGTTATATCACTTCCTGCTGTGGACGGGGACGTTCTATTTTTTACTTTGTTAACGACGCCAAATCAATGTCTATGATTAAATCACAAATCAGTGTAACCCCTGAACAAATATGGCACTTAACCTCGCAGTTGGAAGATAAATCAACTCTGTTTAAAGGCACCGGTGGTGTTCACAATGCCGCCCTTTGCACCGCTGCTGACGTTTTGGTCTTTTTTGAAGACATTGGTCGACATAATGCAGTGGATAAAATATTTGGCCACTGTTTTTTAAACAATATCGACATGACCGATAAAATTTTGGTTTTTAGTGGTCGCATTTCTTCCGAGATCTTAATTAAAGTAGCTAAAATGGAGGTTCCCATTTTAGTATCCCGCTCGGCCCCCACCGCCCTGGCCATAGAAATGGCCGAAAAATTGGGCTTAACGGTGGTGGGTTTTGCCCGGGGTAATCGGATGAACATTTATTGCCATCCCGAACGGATTAGTCTTTAG
- the glp gene encoding gephyrin-like molybdotransferase Glp: MDLFNVLTVEQGRKLLTDNLKLPMAENVPILSALDRVLAQNVTAKEDVPGFDRSTMDGYAVKAKDTFGASESLPAYIDVGGQVLMGKQPPGELKPGQAWAIPTGGMLPPGADAVVMVEYTEELDDRTIGVTKPVAPGENMVRKGEDVPVGATVLTAGHKIRPQDLGILSATGVTEVPVRPKMKVGIVSTGDEVVSPENTPEPGQVRDINSYTLYGLARQGGAIPTIYGIVKDDFDSLKATISTALNENDLVLVSGGSSVGARDVTAKVIEDLGQPGVLFHGIGIKPGKPTIGAVVDGKPIFGLPGHPVSAMVVYSLLVDPLVRWGSYDNALREVSVRAKITRNMRSAAGREDFLRVRVYVEQGELFAEPVLGKSGLISTMVKADGLARIPEGKEGVEAGEYVEVKLF, encoded by the coding sequence ATGGATCTCTTTAACGTACTGACGGTGGAACAGGGGCGAAAACTCCTTACCGACAATTTAAAGCTTCCCATGGCTGAGAATGTGCCCATTCTATCTGCTTTAGATAGGGTTCTGGCCCAGAATGTAACTGCCAAGGAAGATGTGCCTGGTTTTGACCGTTCCACTATGGATGGCTATGCAGTGAAGGCAAAGGACACCTTTGGGGCATCGGAAAGTTTGCCGGCTTATATTGATGTTGGTGGGCAGGTGTTAATGGGCAAGCAACCGCCGGGTGAATTAAAACCAGGACAGGCCTGGGCTATTCCCACCGGTGGTATGTTGCCGCCCGGTGCCGATGCGGTGGTGATGGTGGAGTACACCGAAGAGTTGGATGACCGCACCATTGGCGTGACCAAACCGGTGGCTCCTGGTGAAAATATGGTGCGCAAAGGTGAAGACGTGCCGGTCGGGGCTACGGTATTAACAGCCGGCCACAAAATCCGGCCCCAAGACTTGGGCATTTTATCAGCTACCGGGGTGACGGAGGTGCCGGTGCGACCCAAAATGAAAGTAGGTATAGTTTCCACAGGGGATGAGGTTGTATCGCCCGAAAATACTCCGGAACCTGGTCAGGTTAGGGATATCAATTCTTATACCTTATACGGATTAGCCCGGCAAGGAGGGGCTATACCCACGATCTATGGCATTGTCAAAGATGATTTTGATTCACTAAAGGCGACAATTTCCACCGCCTTAAACGAGAACGACTTGGTGCTGGTTTCCGGTGGCAGTTCAGTGGGGGCCCGGGATGTAACTGCTAAGGTTATCGAAGACTTGGGCCAACCCGGTGTACTTTTTCACGGTATCGGCATTAAGCCCGGTAAGCCCACCATTGGGGCAGTGGTCGATGGTAAACCGATATTTGGACTGCCAGGTCACCCGGTTTCCGCCATGGTGGTATATAGCCTGTTGGTAGACCCGCTGGTGCGCTGGGGTAGTTATGATAACGCTTTAAGAGAAGTCTCAGTACGGGCCAAGATTACCCGCAATATGCGTTCTGCTGCCGGTAGAGAGGATTTTTTACGGGTACGGGTTTATGTTGAACAGGGTGAGCTATTTGCTGAGCCAGTGCTGGGCAAATCCGGATTAATTAGCACCATGGTGAAGGCCGATGGGCTGGCTCGCATTCCCGAAGGTAAAGAGGGAGTAGAGGCCGGAGAATATGTAGAAGTAAAGTTGTTCTAA
- a CDS encoding LysR family transcriptional regulator, translating into MKKLIDPDRLKVGYKVWLEWDHTVFGDGLYHLLKLINETGSISGAARQMNMSYRAAWGKIKKAEKHWDIKFVKTKIGGEQGGGAKLTDPALELIKRYDRFIDELDSIIPKLFANCFGTKD; encoded by the coding sequence GTGAAAAAATTGATTGACCCTGACCGGTTAAAGGTGGGGTACAAGGTTTGGTTGGAGTGGGATCACACCGTTTTTGGTGATGGGCTGTATCACTTACTGAAACTGATAAATGAAACTGGCAGTATTTCTGGGGCTGCCCGGCAAATGAATATGTCCTATCGGGCAGCCTGGGGAAAAATAAAGAAAGCGGAAAAACATTGGGATATAAAGTTTGTGAAGACAAAAATAGGCGGAGAGCAGGGCGGTGGGGCAAAATTAACCGACCCTGCCTTAGAACTAATAAAACGTTACGACCGCTTTATCGATGAATTGGATAGCATAATTCCCAAATTATTTGCCAATTGTTTTGGTACTAAAGACTAA
- a CDS encoding molybdopterin biosynthesis protein, with protein sequence MKRDVYLDDKPWEQALEEYLHYLKEVEALAPGVPEKIKVDEALGRVTAVPIYAKLSSPHYNASAMDGVAVKAIDTFGAAETTPKQLKMGAQAIMVDTGDPIPAGCDAVVMIEDVHFINPELIEITAAVAPWQHVRVIGEDVVATEMILPGNHLIRPVDIGGILAGGLTEITVHPRPKVAIMPTGTELVQPGSHLKPGDIIEYNSRVLGSYIKEWGGDPIRYGITIDDYQLLKQNILKAVAETEILVINAGSSAGREDFTVDLVRELGRVITHGVAIKPAKPVILGEINGKPVVGVPGYPVSASLACELFVKPLVYKKLGAVPPAREKVSATISRKLVKPLGVEEFVRVKLGRVGEKTIATPISRGAGMIMSMVRADGILRVPRQTEGYQAGERVTIELLRSKEEINETTVIIGSHDIALDVLANLLRKLYPEATLASAHVGSLGGLTALKRKEAHCAGTHLLDEETGDYNVSYIKRLLPDRDMVLVNLVYREQGLIVAKGNPKGITSLADLTKEGTSFVNRQRGAGTRILLDYKLKELGIEPEQIHGYHHEEYTHMAVASAVVSGAADAGLGIKAAAKALDLDFIPVVEERYDLCIPAEYWDSPVIQRMLQVMALPEFQEQVANLGGYDLRDCGKIMWQGEKID encoded by the coding sequence ATGAAAAGAGATGTTTATTTGGATGACAAGCCTTGGGAACAGGCTTTGGAGGAATATTTACACTATCTAAAGGAAGTAGAGGCGCTGGCACCCGGTGTGCCAGAAAAGATTAAAGTTGATGAGGCCCTGGGTCGGGTGACAGCGGTGCCAATTTATGCCAAATTGTCATCGCCCCACTACAATGCGTCGGCTATGGATGGAGTGGCGGTGAAAGCCATAGATACCTTTGGTGCCGCTGAAACCACCCCGAAACAACTTAAAATGGGCGCGCAAGCCATCATGGTGGATACCGGTGATCCCATTCCGGCGGGTTGTGATGCGGTGGTAATGATTGAAGATGTGCACTTTATAAATCCAGAGTTGATTGAAATTACCGCTGCAGTGGCCCCGTGGCAACATGTGCGGGTAATTGGCGAAGATGTTGTGGCCACCGAAATGATTTTACCTGGTAATCACCTCATTCGACCGGTAGATATTGGGGGCATTTTGGCCGGCGGTTTGACCGAAATAACTGTTCACCCGCGGCCCAAAGTGGCCATTATGCCCACCGGCACTGAGCTGGTGCAACCGGGCAGTCATTTAAAACCAGGGGATATTATTGAATATAACTCCCGGGTGTTGGGGTCATATATTAAAGAATGGGGCGGTGACCCTATTCGCTATGGCATCACCATAGATGATTACCAATTGCTCAAACAAAATATTTTAAAGGCAGTGGCAGAAACAGAGATATTGGTAATTAATGCCGGTTCTTCAGCAGGCAGAGAGGACTTCACCGTGGATTTGGTGCGGGAACTGGGTAGAGTTATTACCCATGGCGTGGCCATCAAACCTGCCAAGCCGGTGATCCTGGGTGAAATCAACGGCAAACCGGTGGTGGGGGTGCCGGGGTATCCAGTGTCGGCATCACTGGCTTGTGAGCTGTTTGTTAAGCCCTTAGTCTACAAAAAACTAGGCGCGGTACCACCTGCCAGAGAAAAGGTGTCAGCCACCATCTCTCGCAAACTGGTTAAACCTTTAGGGGTAGAGGAGTTTGTGCGGGTAAAATTAGGTAGGGTGGGTGAAAAAACCATTGCCACACCCATCTCCCGCGGTGCAGGGATGATTATGTCTATGGTGCGGGCAGACGGCATTTTAAGGGTACCACGGCAGACCGAAGGCTATCAGGCCGGAGAAAGGGTAACCATTGAATTGCTGCGCTCTAAGGAAGAAATTAATGAAACCACGGTGATCATTGGCAGCCACGACATCGCCCTTGATGTATTGGCTAACTTGTTGCGCAAACTTTATCCAGAAGCCACGTTGGCCTCTGCCCACGTTGGCAGCCTGGGCGGGTTAACTGCTTTGAAGCGCAAAGAAGCCCATTGCGCTGGCACCCACCTGTTGGATGAAGAAACCGGTGACTATAACGTTTCCTATATCAAAAGACTGTTGCCAGACCGTGACATGGTGCTGGTGAACTTGGTCTATCGTGAACAGGGCTTAATAGTGGCCAAGGGCAATCCGAAGGGCATTACCAGTCTGGCAGACTTGACTAAAGAGGGAACCAGTTTTGTCAATCGTCAACGTGGGGCTGGAACCAGGATCCTGTTAGATTATAAATTAAAGGAACTGGGCATAGAGCCTGAACAAATCCATGGTTACCACCATGAAGAGTACACCCACATGGCGGTGGCATCGGCGGTGGTCAGTGGGGCAGCGGATGCAGGATTAGGTATTAAAGCGGCAGCCAAGGCGTTGGACTTGGACTTTATTCCGGTGGTGGAAGAGCGCTATGATCTATGCATTCCAGCCGAATATTGGGACAGCCCGGTGATTCAGAGAATGCTGCAGGTAATGGCGCTGCCTGAGTTTCAAGAACAGGTGGCTAACCTGGGGGGCTACGACCTACGGGACTGTGGCAAGATAATGTGGCAGGGTGAAAAAATTGATTGA
- a CDS encoding MogA/MoaB family molybdenum cofactor biosynthesis protein: MIKVGVITLSDKGARGEREDKSGQLIEDMVAQIDGQVEYYNVISDDFDKIKEQLLKCCDVLKLDLVLTTGGTGFSPRDNTPEATKEVIEREVPGIAEAMRRESMSKTPKAMLSRAVAGIRNKTLIINLPGSPKGVRECLEVVLPVLPHGMEILSGQGGECGKE; the protein is encoded by the coding sequence TTGATTAAAGTAGGCGTGATAACGTTAAGCGACAAAGGTGCCCGGGGTGAGCGGGAAGACAAAAGTGGCCAATTAATAGAGGACATGGTGGCTCAAATAGATGGCCAAGTTGAATACTACAACGTAATTTCTGATGACTTTGACAAAATTAAAGAACAATTGCTAAAGTGTTGTGATGTATTGAAACTTGATTTAGTGTTGACCACCGGCGGCACTGGTTTTAGCCCCCGGGACAACACCCCGGAGGCCACCAAAGAAGTGATAGAACGGGAGGTGCCGGGGATAGCGGAAGCAATGCGCAGAGAATCCATGAGCAAAACCCCCAAAGCGATGCTTTCCAGAGCGGTGGCCGGCATTCGCAACAAAACCTTAATTATTAACCTGCCGGGCAGTCCCAAAGGGGTTCGGGAATGCTTAGAGGTGGTGCTTCCGGTGTTACCCCATGGCATGGAGATTTTATCCGGCCAAGGGGGAGAGTGTGGTAAAGAATAA